One part of the Streptomyces lienomycini genome encodes these proteins:
- a CDS encoding MAB_1171c family putative transporter yields MNSVINYASCGALWLGLAVRAPDLLRHRHDPYLRAICAVLGLAGLCFLLGAPPTVGAVNRLSGVPNLAAPLTYAAITGYCAASQVLVVHWRGGPRVRRTARRWTLAYAAVVLGIAVAFALGDAPAERRTDLDTYYATTPYLAQMIVLYLLAHLTAASVTTVSALRWARRVRGGLRAGLLLLGTGSLCGAGYSVTKLVAVGARWSGRDWSRLGTTVSPAAAGLGALVTVVGVLVPLVAPRLAGRRRAVRAYARLEPLERALDDLLVRRALRLPRPRLASPETLLMWRRTSIHNALSHLEAYADRDLYDRTRADALTATGDPALAGARAWAAVITDALRHEAGPGRAAPSAPGAGPLPAPSPDPADLARISDVFADAVRVPAAPAVPSGTSTAGTA; encoded by the coding sequence ATGAACAGCGTGATCAACTACGCGAGTTGCGGCGCCCTGTGGCTCGGCCTCGCGGTGCGCGCCCCCGACCTGCTGCGGCACCGGCACGATCCGTATCTGCGGGCGATCTGCGCGGTCCTGGGGCTGGCCGGGCTCTGCTTCCTGCTCGGGGCGCCGCCCACGGTCGGCGCCGTCAACCGGCTGAGCGGCGTGCCCAACCTCGCGGCTCCGCTCACCTACGCGGCCATCACCGGCTACTGCGCCGCCTCCCAGGTCCTCGTCGTCCACTGGCGCGGCGGACCCCGGGTGCGGCGCACCGCCCGCCGGTGGACACTCGCCTACGCCGCCGTGGTCCTGGGCATCGCGGTGGCCTTCGCGCTCGGCGACGCGCCCGCGGAACGCCGCACCGACCTGGACACCTACTACGCGACGACCCCGTACCTCGCCCAGATGATCGTGCTGTACCTGCTCGCCCACCTCACCGCGGCGAGTGTCACGACGGTGTCGGCGCTGCGCTGGGCCCGGCGGGTGCGCGGCGGACTGCGGGCGGGACTGCTGCTGCTGGGGACCGGTTCGCTGTGCGGCGCCGGGTACAGCGTCACCAAGCTCGTCGCGGTGGGCGCCCGCTGGTCCGGGCGTGACTGGTCGCGTCTCGGCACCACCGTCTCCCCGGCCGCCGCGGGCCTCGGCGCGCTGGTGACGGTCGTCGGGGTGCTCGTGCCGCTGGTGGCGCCGCGGCTGGCCGGGCGGCGGCGGGCGGTACGGGCGTACGCCCGGCTGGAGCCGCTGGAGCGGGCGCTCGACGACCTGCTCGTCCGGCGGGCGCTGCGGCTGCCGCGCCCGCGGTTGGCCTCGCCCGAAACCCTCCTGATGTGGCGCCGGACCAGCATCCACAACGCGCTGAGCCACCTGGAGGCGTACGCCGACCGGGACCTGTACGACCGCACCCGCGCCGACGCGCTGACGGCGACGGGCGACCCGGCCCTGGCCGGGGCGCGGGCCTGGGCCGCGGTGATCACCGACGCGCTCCGGCACGAGGCCGGCCCGGGGCGGGCGGCGCCGTCGGCCCCCGGCGCCGGGCCGCTGCCCGCTCCGTCCCCGGACCCGGCCGACCTGGCGCGGATCTCCGACGTGTTCGCGGACGCCGTACGCGTACCGGCCGCCCCGGCCGTGCCGAGCGGGACGAGTACGGCGGGCACCGCGTGA
- a CDS encoding FAD-dependent monooxygenase, producing the protein MSRRAVVVGAGLAGMLAAAVLARAGVEVVVVDRDELPDGPRPRRGLPQGRHAHLLMAGGLSAMEETVPGARLRAALLAAGAHEVSLSSGMLALTPEGWLRRWRREGPTMLTCTRALLDWTVRAAVLGHTRVEVRRAAVVALAGSPERVRGVRVSGPDGEAVLDADLVVDASGRGTRIVPWLDGLGLSGVRTRTVDSGLVNASRLYRVPAGAERFPLTVVHADPYVSRPGRSAMVMPVEGGRWLVSCGGTRGGEPPADPDGFLRYTLDLPDPIVGRLVSGAEPLTDVRLSRSTSNVRHYVDKARKWPEGLVVLGDALGTFNPAYGQGMSVAAFGARVLARELERAGGPDAPGLARRVLRGAARPVDAAWSVAVGQDVLYPGVRGGRPGVADRAVTAYTRRMTRAATGSFAAASALWDVTSMRTPPTRVFHPAAVLAALTGPPLPLLTGPPLTPAEREVLTGLDRTGV; encoded by the coding sequence ATGTCGCGTAGAGCTGTCGTCGTCGGCGCCGGACTGGCCGGCATGCTGGCCGCGGCCGTGCTGGCCCGGGCGGGCGTGGAGGTCGTCGTGGTGGACCGCGACGAGCTGCCCGACGGGCCCCGTCCGCGCCGGGGGCTGCCGCAGGGACGGCACGCGCACCTGCTGATGGCCGGCGGGCTGAGCGCCATGGAGGAGACGGTGCCGGGCGCGCGCCTGCGTGCGGCGCTGCTCGCCGCCGGGGCGCACGAGGTGTCCCTCAGCTCGGGCATGCTGGCCCTCACCCCCGAGGGCTGGCTGCGCAGGTGGCGGCGCGAGGGGCCCACCATGCTCACCTGCACCCGGGCGCTGCTGGACTGGACGGTGCGGGCCGCGGTGCTCGGACACACGCGGGTCGAGGTGCGCAGGGCGGCCGTGGTCGCACTGGCCGGGTCCCCGGAGCGGGTGCGGGGCGTGCGGGTCTCGGGGCCCGACGGCGAGGCGGTCCTCGACGCCGACCTGGTCGTCGACGCCAGCGGGCGCGGTACGCGGATCGTCCCGTGGCTGGACGGGCTCGGGCTGTCCGGCGTCCGGACGCGGACCGTGGACTCGGGTCTGGTCAACGCGTCGCGCCTGTACCGGGTACCGGCCGGGGCGGAGCGGTTCCCGCTGACGGTCGTGCACGCCGATCCGTACGTGTCGCGGCCGGGGCGGAGCGCCATGGTCATGCCGGTCGAGGGGGGCCGCTGGCTGGTGAGCTGCGGCGGCACGCGCGGCGGTGAGCCGCCCGCCGACCCGGACGGCTTCCTGCGGTACACGCTCGACCTGCCCGACCCGATCGTCGGCCGGCTGGTCTCCGGCGCCGAGCCGCTCACCGACGTGCGTCTGAGCCGCTCGACCAGCAACGTGCGGCACTACGTGGACAAGGCACGGAAGTGGCCGGAGGGCCTCGTGGTCCTCGGCGACGCGCTCGGCACCTTCAACCCGGCCTACGGGCAGGGCATGTCGGTGGCCGCGTTCGGCGCCCGCGTCCTCGCCCGCGAGCTGGAGCGGGCCGGCGGTCCCGACGCGCCCGGTCTCGCCCGGCGGGTGCTGCGGGGCGCGGCACGCCCGGTGGACGCGGCCTGGTCGGTGGCCGTCGGCCAGGACGTCCTCTACCCCGGGGTGCGCGGTGGGCGGCCGGGCGTCGCCGACCGGGCGGTGACGGCGTACACGCGGCGCATGACGAGGGCGGCCACCGGCTCCTTCGCGGCGGCGTCGGCGCTCTGGGACGTCACCAGCATGCGCACGCCGCCGACCCGTGTGTTCCACCCCGCCGCGGTCCTGGCGGCCCTCACCGGCCCCCCGCTGCCGCTGCTGACCGGCCCGCCCCTGACCCCGGCCGAGCGCGAGGTGCTCACCGGTCTCGACCGCACGGGGGTGTGA
- a CDS encoding SMP-30/gluconolactonase/LRE family protein: MTTTGTAFEVAVHHEATLGEGPTWDPATERLLWLDILNSRVHTYDPATGRRTLRRTDQHVGAVKPRAGGGLVLNLRDGIGLLDADDTFRWLHREPVPGRRGNDAAVAPDGSLWAGTMRYDEAPGGGTLTRFTGDGTADTVLDDVTVSNGNGWSPDGRLMYYVDTPTRRIDVFDVAAGDGRVTGRRPLAVVEEGAGFPDGLCVDADGCVWVALWDGGAVRRYTPSGALDRVIALPVPRVTACAFGGPDLTDLYITTARVGLAAPHPLAGSLLVVPDAGRGLAQPAFAG, encoded by the coding sequence ATGACGACGACCGGCACGGCCTTCGAGGTGGCCGTCCACCACGAGGCGACCCTCGGCGAGGGGCCCACCTGGGACCCGGCGACGGAACGCCTCCTGTGGCTGGACATCCTGAACTCCCGCGTCCACACCTACGACCCGGCGACCGGCCGGCGCACCCTGCGCCGCACCGACCAGCACGTCGGCGCCGTCAAGCCCCGCGCAGGCGGCGGCCTCGTCCTCAACCTGCGGGACGGGATCGGCCTGCTCGACGCCGACGACACCTTCCGCTGGCTGCACCGGGAGCCCGTCCCCGGCCGCCGCGGCAACGACGCCGCCGTCGCCCCCGACGGCAGCCTCTGGGCCGGCACCATGCGCTACGACGAGGCGCCGGGCGGAGGCACGCTCACCCGCTTCACCGGCGACGGCACGGCCGACACGGTCCTCGACGACGTGACGGTGAGCAACGGCAACGGCTGGAGCCCGGACGGCCGGCTGATGTACTACGTCGACACCCCGACCCGCCGCATCGACGTCTTCGACGTCGCCGCCGGGGACGGCCGGGTCACCGGGCGCCGCCCCCTGGCCGTCGTCGAGGAGGGCGCGGGCTTCCCCGACGGCCTGTGCGTGGACGCCGACGGCTGTGTGTGGGTCGCCCTGTGGGACGGCGGAGCGGTACGCCGCTACACCCCGTCCGGCGCCCTGGACCGGGTGATCGCCCTGCCCGTCCCCCGGGTCACGGCCTGCGCCTTCGGCGGCCCGGACCTCACCGACCTGTACATCACCACGGCCCGGGTCGGCCTGGCGGCCCCGCACCCGCTCGCGGGCTCGCTGCTGGTGGTACCGGACGCCGGTCGAGGGCTGGCGCAGCCGGCGTTCGCGGGCTGA
- a CDS encoding MAB_1171c family putative transporter encodes MSLVVYLAALVFGMTSVLLFRRPRTAMRDPLTLSTCAAVLLGALVFVCAAPATLRTVNDLTGVPNFGAPLTYGMLSAYSCAVLVLLINWRGGPRPLVRRMVLRSMAAYGLLVAAVVVLFLLADADTERLTDLDTYYAGTPFMREMILLYLLGHSAAMLVMCAVCVKWGREVGGLLRAGLRLILLGALLDVVGFQLTKYTAVVARWAGHDLDFLSTTVAPPMASLAALLCSAGFVLPRLLPPVLAHWRGLDDYRRLDPLWSLVRSVSTAPKPPASWWQLPRARLQWREVSIHDALLTLAPYFDHDLRTRVRDAALGAGRSAHAARLAAEAAMLADAARRAAAREEPPDTAGSYRLHATEVPGPSGLVELAQALRRPPGRGTASGGARPSSLTGTVSEPEEPHVA; translated from the coding sequence GTGAGTCTCGTCGTCTACCTGGCGGCCCTGGTGTTCGGCATGACCTCCGTGCTGCTGTTCCGCCGCCCCCGCACCGCCATGCGCGATCCGCTGACCCTGTCCACCTGCGCGGCGGTCCTCCTCGGCGCCCTGGTCTTCGTGTGCGCCGCCCCGGCCACCCTGCGCACGGTCAACGACCTCACCGGAGTGCCCAACTTCGGGGCGCCGCTGACGTACGGCATGCTCTCCGCGTACAGCTGCGCGGTGCTGGTGCTGCTGATCAACTGGCGCGGCGGGCCGCGGCCGCTGGTGCGGCGGATGGTGCTGCGGAGCATGGCCGCCTACGGTCTGCTGGTGGCCGCCGTCGTCGTGCTGTTCCTGCTCGCCGACGCGGACACCGAGCGGCTGACCGACCTCGACACGTACTACGCCGGTACGCCGTTCATGCGGGAGATGATCCTGCTGTACCTGCTCGGGCACAGCGCGGCGATGCTGGTGATGTGCGCCGTCTGCGTCAAGTGGGGCCGTGAGGTGGGCGGTCTGCTGCGGGCCGGGCTGCGGCTCATCCTGCTGGGCGCGCTGCTGGACGTGGTGGGGTTCCAGCTCACCAAGTACACGGCCGTCGTGGCGCGCTGGGCCGGGCACGACCTCGACTTCCTGTCCACCACGGTGGCCCCGCCGATGGCCTCGCTGGCCGCGCTGCTGTGTTCCGCCGGGTTCGTGCTGCCCCGGCTGCTGCCGCCCGTGCTCGCCCACTGGCGGGGACTGGACGACTACCGGCGGCTGGATCCGCTGTGGTCGCTGGTGCGGTCGGTCTCCACCGCGCCGAAGCCGCCCGCCTCCTGGTGGCAGCTCCCCCGGGCCCGGCTCCAGTGGCGCGAGGTCTCCATACACGACGCCCTGCTCACCCTGGCGCCGTACTTCGACCACGACCTGCGCACCCGGGTGCGGGACGCGGCCCTGGGCGCGGGCCGCTCCGCGCACGCGGCCCGGCTGGCGGCGGAGGCGGCGATGCTCGCCGACGCCGCGCGCCGGGCCGCGGCCCGCGAGGAACCGCCCGACACCGCCGGCAGCTACCGCCTGCACGCCACCGAGGTGCCCGGCCCGAGCGGCCTGGTGGAGCTGGCCCAGGCACTGCGCCGTCCGCCGGGCCGGGGCACCGCGTCCGGCGGCGCGCGTCCGTCCTCCCTGACCGGTACCGTTTCCGAACCCGAGGAGCCCCATGTCGCGTAG